A genome region from Crossiella equi includes the following:
- a CDS encoding winged helix-turn-helix transcriptional regulator, with product MSSPRPCSIAAALTVVGEKYSLLVLREVFYGVHRFDGMVRNIGAPRDILAARLKKLVEAGVLERVRYSERPPRFEYHATEAGRELRSVLHALRQWGDRHLKDAPPVVFEHNCGADLETVMVCKACGQEPGSGELTARFASPEWTVAGRVEA from the coding sequence ATGAGTTCGCCGCGACCGTGTTCCATCGCCGCCGCGCTCACGGTGGTGGGTGAGAAGTACTCGCTGTTGGTGCTTCGTGAGGTGTTCTACGGAGTGCATCGCTTCGACGGCATGGTCCGCAACATCGGGGCACCCCGGGACATCCTCGCGGCCCGGTTGAAGAAGCTCGTCGAGGCCGGGGTGCTGGAGCGGGTGCGGTACAGCGAGCGGCCGCCGCGTTTCGAGTACCACGCCACCGAGGCCGGACGGGAGCTGCGGAGCGTGTTGCACGCCCTGCGGCAGTGGGGGGACCGCCACCTCAAGGACGCGCCACCCGTGGTGTTCGAGCACAACTGTGGGGCCGATCTGGAGACCGTGATGGTGTGCAAGGCCTGTGGGCAGGAGCCCGGGTCGGGTGAGCTCACCGCCCGGTTCGCCAGTCCGGAGTGGACGGTCGCGGGCCGGGTCGAGGCCTGA
- a CDS encoding beta-ketoacyl-[acyl-carrier-protein] synthase family protein yields MTEVVITGLGTVSPLGATTADTWAGLLAGRSGVQVLTDDWARELPARLAARMVVDPATLLDRVQARRIDRSTQAALVAAREAWTDAGLEKGAVDPNRVAVVLGTGIGGVGTLLDNYQALTDRGYRRVSPRMVQMIMPNSAAATVSIDLDARAGAICPTSACATGAEALAHALDLIRLGRADVVITGGTEACVRSVTMAGFAQAQAMSTRNDEPERASRPYDKGRDGFVLGEGAAVLVIERADVAKARGRTPYATFAGAAITSDAYDMVGLHPEGDGQIRAMTTALREADLTAADIKHVNAHATATPGGDMIEAKAIHDVFGDTALVSATKSMTGHLLGAAGALEAVATVLAVHHDIAPPTLNLEDPEDTLRIQVTRGEPVKLPINAALSNSFGFGGHNTALVFRKP; encoded by the coding sequence ATGACCGAGGTTGTGATCACCGGGCTCGGCACGGTGAGCCCGCTGGGCGCCACGACGGCCGACACCTGGGCCGGGCTGCTGGCCGGGCGGTCCGGGGTCCAGGTGCTGACCGACGACTGGGCGCGGGAGCTGCCCGCCCGGCTGGCCGCCCGGATGGTGGTCGACCCGGCCACCCTGCTCGACCGGGTGCAGGCCCGCCGCATCGACCGCTCGACCCAGGCCGCCCTGGTCGCCGCCCGCGAGGCCTGGACCGACGCGGGCTTGGAGAAGGGCGCGGTCGACCCGAACCGGGTCGCCGTGGTCCTGGGCACCGGCATCGGCGGTGTCGGCACCCTCCTGGACAACTACCAGGCCCTCACCGACCGCGGCTACCGCCGGGTGTCCCCGCGCATGGTCCAGATGATCATGCCGAACAGCGCGGCGGCCACGGTCAGCATCGACCTGGACGCCCGCGCGGGCGCGATCTGCCCGACCAGCGCGTGCGCCACCGGCGCCGAGGCCCTGGCCCACGCCCTGGACCTGATCCGCCTGGGCCGCGCGGACGTGGTCATCACCGGCGGCACCGAGGCCTGCGTCCGCTCGGTCACCATGGCCGGTTTCGCCCAGGCCCAGGCGATGTCCACGCGCAACGACGAACCCGAACGCGCCTCCCGCCCCTACGACAAGGGCCGCGACGGCTTCGTCCTGGGCGAGGGCGCGGCGGTCCTGGTCATCGAACGCGCCGACGTGGCCAAGGCCCGGGGCCGCACCCCCTACGCCACCTTCGCGGGAGCGGCGATCACCTCCGACGCCTACGACATGGTGGGCCTGCACCCGGAGGGCGACGGCCAGATCCGCGCGATGACCACGGCCCTCCGCGAGGCCGACCTGACCGCGGCCGACATCAAGCACGTCAACGCCCACGCCACCGCCACCCCGGGCGGCGACATGATCGAGGCCAAGGCCATCCACGACGTCTTCGGCGACACCGCCCTGGTCTCGGCCACCAAATCCATGACGGGCCACCTCCTGGGCGCGGCCGGTGCCCTGGAAGCGGTCGCCACCGTCCTGGCGGTCCACCACGACATCGCCCCACCCACCCTGAACCTGGAAGACCCCGAGGACACCCTCCGCATCCAGGTCACCCGCGGGGAACCGGTCAAACTCCCCATCAACGCGGCCCTGTCCAACTCCTTCGGCTTCGGCGGCCACAACACGGCCCTGGTCTTCCGCAAGCCCTGA
- a CDS encoding helix-turn-helix transcriptional regulator, producing the protein MKETSARLLRLLTLLQMRREWSGGELADRLGVTGRTVRRDIEKLRDLEYPIESLKGAAGGYRLGSGADLPPLLLDDEEAVAVAIGLRTATNESIEGIGEASLRALVKLEQVLPSRLRRRVAALQIATVPLRPMPTISSDTLTTIAAACRDTERLRFDYRGHDGTDSLREVEPHHLVTWGRRWYLVAWDTARRDWRTFRVDRMRTRTPTGPRFTPRQLPTADPASFVSEGVSRLRQYSSTVRLPVDADTAQERGFATWGRVEPESGDSCLLHVTGSDMQGLAWGLGMLGIDFEVVDAPELAEHLLAVADRLRRAVPGGASGAGAGGSASSGRGAPGRGS; encoded by the coding sequence GTGAAGGAGACCTCGGCCCGGCTGCTGCGGCTGCTGACGCTGTTGCAGATGCGCCGCGAGTGGTCGGGCGGCGAACTGGCGGACCGCCTCGGCGTCACCGGCCGCACGGTGCGGCGCGACATCGAGAAGCTGCGCGATCTGGAGTACCCGATCGAGTCGCTCAAGGGCGCCGCGGGCGGCTACCGGCTGGGCTCGGGGGCCGACCTGCCGCCGCTGCTGCTGGACGACGAGGAGGCGGTGGCGGTGGCGATCGGCCTGCGCACCGCGACCAACGAGAGCATCGAGGGCATCGGCGAGGCCTCGTTGCGGGCGCTGGTGAAGCTGGAGCAGGTGCTGCCCTCCCGGCTGCGGCGGCGGGTGGCGGCGCTGCAGATCGCGACCGTGCCGCTGCGGCCGATGCCGACGATCTCCTCGGACACGCTGACCACGATCGCGGCCGCCTGCCGCGACACCGAACGCCTGCGCTTCGACTACCGCGGCCACGACGGCACCGACAGCCTGCGCGAGGTCGAGCCGCACCACCTGGTCACCTGGGGCCGCCGCTGGTACCTGGTGGCCTGGGACACCGCCCGCCGCGACTGGCGCACCTTCCGCGTGGACCGCATGCGCACCAGGACCCCGACCGGGCCGCGGTTCACCCCGAGGCAGCTGCCCACGGCGGACCCGGCGAGCTTCGTCTCCGAAGGCGTGTCCCGGCTGCGGCAGTACAGCTCGACGGTGCGGCTGCCGGTCGACGCGGACACGGCTCAGGAGCGGGGTTTCGCGACCTGGGGACGGGTGGAGCCGGAGAGCGGGGACAGCTGCCTGCTGCACGTCACCGGCTCGGACATGCAGGGCCTGGCCTGGGGACTGGGCATGCTGGGGATCGACTTCGAGGTGGTGGACGCGCCCGAGCTGGCCGAGCACCTGCTGGCGGTGGCCGACCGGCTGCGCCGCGCGGTGCCGGGGGGAGCTAGCGGGGCAGGCGCGGGCGGGTCCGCCAGCAGTGGCCGCGGCGCACCCGGTCGCGGTAGCTGA
- a CDS encoding epoxyqueuosine reductase translates to MAKLPPRLAEHPSVRAVLDRRASEAPKPQVIDAEWLRKLCLEAGADDVGFVSLDHPDLASEREPVLNALPGTRSLVSLVGRMNRENVRSPARSVANQEFHRGAEVLNEVAHRVVRALEDTGHRALNPAVAFPMEMDRYPGRIWVVAHKPVAVAAGMGAMGIHRNVIHPRFGNFILLGTLLLDAEISEYGTALDYNPCLECKLCVAACPVGAIAKDGAFDWAACATHNYREFMGGFEDWVGTVVESGDTDAYRERVTASESASMWQSLAFKPNYKAAYCLAVCPAGEDVLEPYLSNRKDFMDTVLKPLQEKVETLYVVPGSPAGDHARRRFPHKPVKEVRNGLPGTRPRQEEKDG, encoded by the coding sequence ATGGCGAAGCTGCCGCCCAGGCTCGCGGAGCACCCGTCCGTCCGCGCGGTGCTCGACCGGCGCGCGAGCGAGGCGCCGAAACCCCAGGTGATCGACGCCGAGTGGCTGCGGAAGCTGTGCCTGGAGGCGGGCGCGGACGACGTCGGCTTCGTCTCCCTGGACCACCCCGACCTGGCCAGTGAGCGCGAGCCGGTGCTGAACGCGCTGCCCGGCACCCGCAGCCTGGTCTCCCTGGTGGGCCGGATGAACCGGGAGAACGTGCGCTCGCCCGCGCGCAGCGTGGCCAACCAGGAGTTCCACCGCGGCGCCGAGGTGCTCAACGAGGTCGCGCACCGCGTCGTGCGTGCCCTGGAGGACACCGGGCACCGCGCGCTGAACCCGGCCGTGGCCTTCCCGATGGAGATGGACAGGTACCCGGGCCGCATCTGGGTGGTCGCGCACAAGCCGGTCGCGGTCGCCGCCGGGATGGGCGCGATGGGCATCCACCGCAACGTCATCCACCCGCGCTTCGGCAACTTCATCCTGCTCGGCACCCTGCTCCTGGACGCCGAGATCAGCGAGTACGGCACCGCCCTGGACTACAACCCCTGCCTGGAGTGCAAGCTGTGCGTGGCCGCCTGCCCGGTCGGCGCGATCGCCAAGGACGGCGCCTTCGACTGGGCGGCCTGCGCCACGCACAACTACCGCGAGTTCATGGGCGGCTTCGAGGACTGGGTCGGCACCGTGGTGGAGAGCGGGGACACCGACGCCTACCGCGAGCGCGTCACCGCCAGCGAGAGCGCTTCCATGTGGCAGAGCCTGGCCTTCAAACCCAACTACAAGGCGGCCTACTGCCTGGCCGTTTGCCCGGCAGGGGAGGATGTACTCGAGCCCTACCTCTCCAACCGCAAGGACTTCATGGACACCGTCCTGAAACCGCTGCAGGAGAAGGTGGAGACGCTCTACGTGGTGCCCGGCTCGCCGGCCGGGGACCACGCCCGACGCCGGTTCCCGCACAAGCCGGTCAAGGAGGTCCGCAACGGTCTCCCTGGCACCCGGCCGCGGCAGGAGGAGAAGGACGGTTGA
- a CDS encoding DUF3040 domain-containing protein, whose translation MLSQGDRRRLDEIASQLAAADPTFVEGLRAGHPAAPCDDRRWPPVLAGLVAFLMFLVALAAVSLPLMLACLVGMTWSVVSYRDRVRRGHCWRTRPRLPR comes from the coding sequence ATGTTGAGCCAGGGTGACCGCCGACGTCTGGACGAGATCGCCAGCCAGCTCGCCGCCGCCGACCCCACCTTCGTCGAAGGCCTGCGCGCCGGCCATCCGGCGGCGCCGTGCGACGACCGCCGATGGCCGCCGGTCCTCGCCGGGCTGGTCGCCTTCCTGATGTTCCTGGTGGCCCTGGCCGCCGTGTCCCTGCCCCTGATGCTCGCCTGCCTGGTCGGCATGACGTGGTCGGTGGTCAGCTACCGCGACCGGGTGCGCCGCGGCCACTGCTGGCGGACCCGCCCGCGCCTGCCCCGCTAG